One Clupea harengus chromosome 11, Ch_v2.0.2, whole genome shotgun sequence DNA window includes the following coding sequences:
- the wu:fj39g12 gene encoding C-type natriuretic peptide-like — translation MLYPALLCVLLLLLSPLKPTETRALHPPNPNAMQFLEQVLDRYNDLLTLDDLENLTNDQPEEPMQVYGSGLKVAEYPKWIDLPPQSDNSWLRLMRTALANQKRAVPDRVRRGWNRGCFGLKLDRIGSMSGLGC, via the exons ATGCTCTACCctgctcttctctgtgtgctgctgctgctgctgagtcCTCTTAAACCAACAGAGACACGAGCCCTTCACCCACCTAACCCCAACGCCATGCAG TTCCTTGAGCAGGTCCTGGACCGTTACAACGACCTCCTGACCCTCGACGACCTTGAGAATCTCACCAATGACCAACCTGAGGAGCCCATGCAGGTATATGGTTCCGGGTTAAAGGTCGCCGAGTACCCGAAGTGGATCGACCTGCCGCCACAAAGCGACAACTCCTGGCTCCGCCTCATGCGCACAGCTCTGGCCAATCAGAAGCGGGCGGTGCCGGACCGCGTGAGGAGGGGGTGGAACCGTGGTTGCTTTGGGCTAAAGCTGGACCGGATCGGGTCGATGAGTGGACTGGGGTGCTAG
- the gapdh gene encoding glyceraldehyde-3-phosphate dehydrogenase → MVKVGVNGFGRIGRLVTRAAFQSKKVEIVAINDPFIDLDYMVYMFKYDSTHGRFHGEVKAEGGHLVIDGHKIIVSAERDPANIKWADAGATYVVESTGVFTTIEKASLHLKGGAKRVIISAPSADAPMFVMGVNHEKYVNSLKVVSNASCTTNCLAPLAKVIHDNFVIIEGLMSTVHAVTATQKTVDGPSGKLWRDGRGASQNIIPASTGAAKAVGKVIPELNGKITGMAFRVPTPNVSVVDLTVRLEKPATYDAIKKVVKAAADGPMKGFLGYTEHQVVSSDFNGDTRSSIFDAGAGIALNDHFVKLVTWYDNEFGYSNRVIDLMSHMATKE, encoded by the exons ATGGTTAAAGTTGGTGTTAACGG TTTTGGTCGTATCGGCCGTCTGGTCACTCGTGCAGCTTTCCAGTCCAAGAAAGTCGAGATCGTGGCCATCAATGATCCTTTCATTGACCTGGATTACATG GTGTACATGTTCAAGTATGACTCCACCCACGGTCGTTTCCATGGAGAGGTGAAGGCTGAGGGAGGACACCTGGTGATTGATGGCCATAAAATCATAGTGTCTGCCGA GAGAGACCCAGCCAACATCAAGTGGGCTGATGCTGGAGCAACCTATGTCGTTGAATCCACTGGAGTTTTCACCACCATTGAGAAAGCATCC ctTCACTTGAAGGGTGGCGCTAAGAGGGTCATCATCTCTGCCCCCAGCGCTGATGCCCCCATGTTTGTCATGGGCGTCAACCACGAGAAATACGTCAACTCCCTCAAGGTTGTCAG CAATGCTTCCTGCACAACCAACTGTCTGGCTCCCCTTGCCAAGGTCATTCATGACAACTTCGTCATCATTGAAGGCCTGATG agcACAGTTCATGCCGTCACAGCCACCCAGAAGACAGTGGATGGCCCATCCGGCAAGTTGTGGAGAGATGGCCGTGGTGCCAGCCAGAACATCATCCCCGCCTCCACCGGTGCCGCCAAGGCTGTGGGCAAAGTCATCCCTGAGCTTAATGG TAAGATTACTGGTATGGCCTTCCGTGTCCCCACTCCCAACGTGTCAGTGGTCGACCTGACTGTCCGTCTGGAGAAACCT GCTACGTATGATGCCATTAAGAAGGTGGTGAAGGCTGCAGCTGATGGACCCATGAAGGGCTTCCTGGGATACACTGAGCACCAG GTGGTGTCCTCAGATTTCAATGGCGATACCCGCTCCTCCATCTTTGACGCTGGCGCTGGTATTGCACTTAACGACCACTTTGTCAAGCTGGTCACATG